A window from Candidatus Methylomirabilota bacterium encodes these proteins:
- a CDS encoding ABC transporter ATP-binding protein, with protein MSEPLLVAEELEKEYRTGPEVVRVLRGASLVVRPGEIVALVGASGVGKSTLLHLLGALDRPTAGRVLFRGEDLFARGEAGLAHYRREDVGFVFQFYNLLGELSALENAMIPALLLRKPSAQARELAAAALAEVGLADRLRHYPGELSGGEQQRVAIARALTNGPRLVLADEPTGNLDPKTSEVIYDLFLRLQVERGIAFLVATHNPDLAQKAERGYRLVEGRAREIDAGAG; from the coding sequence GTGAGCGAGCCGCTCCTGGTCGCCGAGGAGCTGGAGAAGGAGTATCGGACGGGCCCCGAAGTTGTGCGCGTCCTTCGGGGTGCGAGCCTCGTCGTGCGACCGGGCGAGATCGTCGCGCTCGTGGGCGCGTCGGGCGTCGGCAAGTCCACGCTCCTCCACCTCCTCGGCGCGCTCGACCGGCCCACGGCGGGCCGCGTCCTCTTCCGTGGCGAGGACCTGTTCGCACGCGGCGAGGCGGGGCTTGCCCACTACCGGCGAGAGGACGTCGGCTTCGTCTTCCAGTTTTACAACCTGCTCGGCGAGCTGTCCGCGCTCGAGAACGCCATGATCCCGGCGCTCCTCCTGCGGAAGCCCTCCGCCCAGGCGCGGGAGTTGGCCGCGGCCGCGCTCGCCGAGGTCGGCCTGGCCGACCGGCTGCGCCATTACCCGGGCGAGCTGTCGGGCGGCGAGCAGCAGCGCGTTGCGATCGCGCGGGCCCTCACGAATGGCCCCAGACTGGTTCTCGCCGACGAGCCCACGGGCAATCTAGACCCGAAGACGAGCGAGGTCATCTACGACCTGTTCCTCAGGCTCCAGGTCGAGCGCGGCATCGCCTTCCTCGTCGCGACCCACAATCCCGACCTGGCGCAGAAGGCCGAGCGGGGATACCGGCTCGTCGAGGGGCGGGCCCGGGAGATCGACGCGGGTGCCGGCTGA